From Syntrophaceae bacterium, one genomic window encodes:
- a CDS encoding transglycosylase — MNSDCCRSIRFVLLCVLVSAALAACSARKEAQALSPPPGAPPAQAFGSPALVPVSWDTLAVLDDDLDFPSLKLAIGRSLDYYDRPGVGPVRIGAESFSPQEMKEALRELLEILQAEGSPEEKRGRIAGRFHLYRASGLDGRGTVLFTGYYVPELTGSRFRTERFRHPIYGPPQEVLGGSGRPGNGNGKPSRSWSRKAIDGEGVLQDRGLEIAWVEDPTGLFFLHIQGSGTIRLPDGGILTVGYAASNGRPFRSIGPFMANRGMIPAGNLSHATIRNYLDNHPEERQEIFNENERYIFFRVLEGEPVGSLGVPVTAGRSIAVDAGCFPPGAVSFIRLRKPVTDETGRIRWTPFSRIVVAQDAGAAIKGPGRVDLFCGAGDEAGRMAGSLKEKGELYFLIPKRPR, encoded by the coding sequence TTGAACTCTGATTGCTGCCGGAGCATCCGGTTCGTCCTCTTGTGCGTGCTCGTGTCCGCCGCTCTGGCCGCCTGCAGCGCCCGGAAGGAGGCGCAGGCGCTGTCCCCTCCGCCGGGAGCCCCGCCCGCTCAGGCCTTCGGCTCCCCAGCCCTGGTGCCCGTATCCTGGGACACCCTCGCCGTCCTGGACGATGACCTGGATTTTCCTTCCCTGAAACTCGCCATCGGGAGAAGCCTGGACTATTACGACCGCCCCGGCGTCGGCCCTGTCCGCATCGGTGCGGAGTCCTTTTCGCCGCAGGAGATGAAGGAAGCCCTGCGGGAACTCCTGGAGATCCTGCAGGCGGAAGGTTCGCCGGAGGAGAAGCGGGGAAGGATTGCCGGGCGGTTTCACCTGTACCGGGCATCCGGACTCGACGGGCGGGGCACCGTGCTTTTTACCGGGTATTACGTTCCCGAGCTTACGGGATCCCGGTTCCGGACGGAACGCTTCCGCCATCCGATTTACGGACCGCCGCAGGAAGTCCTGGGTGGGAGCGGCCGGCCGGGCAACGGGAACGGAAAGCCGTCCCGGTCGTGGAGCCGGAAGGCAATCGACGGAGAAGGAGTGCTCCAGGACCGGGGATTGGAGATCGCCTGGGTGGAAGATCCCACGGGACTCTTCTTTCTCCACATCCAGGGATCGGGAACGATCCGCCTGCCCGACGGCGGCATCCTGACGGTGGGGTATGCCGCCTCCAACGGCCGCCCCTTCCGGAGCATCGGCCCTTTCATGGCGAACCGGGGGATGATACCGGCGGGGAACCTTTCCCACGCCACGATCCGGAACTATCTGGACAATCACCCGGAAGAGCGGCAGGAAATCTTCAACGAGAACGAACGGTACATCTTTTTCCGGGTGCTGGAGGGGGAGCCGGTGGGATCCCTTGGAGTGCCCGTCACGGCGGGTCGTTCCATCGCCGTGGACGCGGGATGCTTTCCTCCCGGGGCGGTATCCTTCATCCGGCTCCGCAAACCGGTAACGGATGAAACAGGGAGAATCCGCTGGACGCCGTTTTCGCGGATCGTCGTGGCGCAGGATGCCGGGGCCGCCATCAAGGGGCCGGGGCGGGTGGATCTTTTCTGCGGCGCCGGGGACGAGGCGGGCCGGATGGCGGGCAGCCTCAAGGAAAAAGGGGAGCTTTACTTCCTGATTCCCAAACGGCCCCGCTGA
- a CDS encoding NAD(+) kinase, which translates to MAIRKIGIIANTDKERSPEYVAQLKDWLRERGLEVFLDEGIAEKMAGATGCSRKELAARADLLVVFGGDGTMLRTARSVAEFDIPIVGINTGGLGYLTEVNLNEMTEALDQILRGDFSIEKRMMLDVLIRRQGRDPVRESHILNDVVINRADLSRIVELETAVNDRFLTTFKADGLILATPTGSTAYSLSAGGPIVFPDQDSIILNPICPHALSNRPIILPDSAVMKVTLWTKEAGATVSLDGQTTFTLRAGDSVTVQKSPFVTTLVASPHRDYLEILRTKLGWGVGPGREKPLP; encoded by the coding sequence ATGGCCATCCGGAAAATCGGCATCATCGCCAACACCGACAAGGAACGATCGCCCGAGTATGTCGCCCAGCTCAAGGACTGGCTCCGTGAGCGGGGTCTGGAGGTATTCCTCGACGAGGGGATCGCCGAGAAAATGGCCGGCGCCACCGGCTGTTCCCGGAAGGAACTGGCCGCCCGGGCGGACCTCCTGGTCGTGTTCGGCGGCGACGGGACCATGCTCCGGACGGCTCGCTCGGTGGCGGAGTTCGACATTCCCATCGTGGGGATCAACACGGGCGGACTGGGATACCTGACGGAAGTGAACCTCAACGAGATGACCGAGGCCCTCGACCAGATCCTCCGGGGGGATTTCTCCATTGAGAAGCGGATGATGCTCGACGTCCTCATCCGCCGCCAGGGACGGGACCCCGTCCGGGAAAGCCACATCCTCAACGACGTGGTCATCAACCGGGCCGACCTGTCCCGCATCGTCGAATTGGAGACGGCGGTGAACGACCGCTTTCTCACGACCTTCAAGGCCGACGGGCTCATCCTCGCCACCCCGACGGGCTCCACGGCCTATTCCCTCTCGGCGGGGGGGCCCATCGTCTTTCCCGACCAGGACTCGATCATCCTCAATCCGATCTGTCCCCATGCCCTGTCCAACCGGCCCATCATCCTGCCCGATTCGGCGGTGATGAAGGTCACCCTGTGGACGAAAGAGGCCGGGGCCACTGTCAGCCTGGACGGCCAGACCACCTTTACCTTGAGGGCCGGGGACTCCGTCACGGTCCAGAAGTCGCCCTTCGTAACGACCCTTGTCGCCTCCCCCCACCGGGATTACCTGGAGATTCTGCGGACCAAGCTGGGGTGGGGAGTGGGACCGGGGCGAGAGAAACCCCTACCGTAG
- a CDS encoding SDR family oxidoreductase, translating to MKELKGKTAVVTGAGMGMGLDLSRKLLQEGCSVALVDVRPESLQAAEKELRHLGPCRGYVCDISDRQAVYDLAHKIEADMEPPAILVNNAGIVTAAPLLDLDDAAIERMIRVNLTALFWTCKAFLPAMLRRGEGHIVNFASAGGILAIPNLSAYCASKFGVIGFTDSLRQEMRKLRAGIGVTVVCPNTVNTGMFEGSKMVAGTQMLKPGDVTARVVEAIRRNRAMVAVPSVPVKFVTPLMKVLLPIKAMDWLNAALGMADANDTWTGRSRH from the coding sequence ATGAAAGAGCTGAAGGGAAAGACCGCCGTCGTGACGGGCGCCGGCATGGGTATGGGGCTGGACCTTTCGAGGAAGCTCCTCCAGGAGGGCTGCTCCGTGGCCCTGGTGGACGTCAGGCCGGAAAGCCTGCAGGCCGCGGAGAAGGAACTCCGCCACCTCGGGCCTTGCCGGGGCTACGTCTGCGACATCTCCGACCGGCAGGCCGTTTACGATCTGGCTCATAAAATCGAGGCGGACATGGAGCCTCCGGCCATCCTGGTGAACAACGCCGGCATCGTCACCGCCGCGCCGCTCCTGGACCTGGACGACGCCGCCATCGAGCGGATGATCCGGGTCAACCTGACGGCGCTCTTCTGGACCTGCAAAGCCTTCCTGCCGGCCATGCTGCGCCGCGGAGAGGGACACATCGTCAACTTCGCCTCCGCCGGGGGCATCCTGGCGATCCCGAACCTCTCGGCTTACTGCGCCAGCAAATTCGGTGTCATCGGCTTCACCGACAGCCTGCGGCAGGAGATGCGAAAGCTGCGAGCCGGCATCGGCGTCACGGTGGTCTGCCCGAATACCGTCAATACGGGAATGTTCGAGGGCTCGAAGATGGTGGCGGGAACGCAGATGCTGAAACCCGGGGACGTGACGGCCCGCGTGGTGGAGGCGATCCGGCGGAACCGGGCCATGGTGGCCGTCCCGTCGGTGCCCGTGAAGTTCGTAACGCCGCTGATGAAGGTGCTCCTGCCGATCAAGGCCATGGACTGGCTGAACGCAGCCCTGGGGATGGCCGACGCCAACGACACCTGGACAGGGCGCTCCCGGCACTGA
- the rdgC gene encoding recombination-associated protein RdgC — protein sequence MPIQKGPLTFSLFRPTREAPAPPDPEVLTDRLRSFSFREAVSRSEEKTIGWTGLEDILDRDFSRYPPVRGHLALFCLRIDRKQISPALLRFRTLEAQRRVKEENKQERLSRHQQGLLRETVREELLAGAPAVPALYEACWFLPEKRVLFCTHTDKICDDFTLLFRDTFSTILEPYNPWDEAAAALGPEGPAPFSLGREFLTWLWFKSEERAGTIALNSKEEVELAFIRRVVLEGGEGDYAETVVCHGLNAELKEGREALRRGKKIREARLSLRQDADVWEFTFKADRFRFQSMKLPADSEEETGMKDEAGRLLERIHLTEQAVAVMERLFALFFAIRRTPAWTAEEIPRMTRWLQP from the coding sequence ATGCCCATCCAGAAAGGTCCCCTCACTTTTTCCCTGTTCCGGCCAACCCGCGAGGCCCCCGCACCCCCGGACCCGGAAGTCCTGACGGACCGGCTGCGGTCCTTCTCCTTCCGGGAGGCCGTCTCCCGCTCGGAGGAAAAAACGATCGGCTGGACCGGCCTGGAGGACATCCTGGATCGGGATTTCAGCCGTTATCCCCCCGTGCGGGGGCACTTGGCCCTGTTCTGCCTCCGGATCGACCGGAAACAGATTTCCCCCGCCCTGCTCCGCTTCCGGACCCTCGAGGCCCAAAGGCGCGTCAAGGAAGAAAACAAGCAGGAGCGCCTCAGCCGCCACCAGCAGGGCTTGCTCCGGGAGACGGTCCGGGAGGAGCTCCTGGCCGGCGCCCCGGCTGTCCCCGCCCTGTATGAGGCCTGCTGGTTCCTCCCGGAGAAACGGGTCCTCTTCTGCACGCATACGGACAAGATCTGCGACGATTTCACACTGCTCTTCCGTGACACCTTCTCCACGATCCTCGAACCCTACAACCCCTGGGACGAAGCCGCGGCGGCCCTCGGCCCCGAGGGACCGGCTCCCTTTTCCCTGGGCCGGGAATTCCTGACGTGGCTCTGGTTCAAAAGCGAGGAGCGGGCCGGCACCATCGCCCTGAACAGCAAGGAGGAGGTGGAACTGGCATTCATCCGGCGCGTCGTCCTCGAGGGCGGCGAGGGGGACTATGCGGAAACGGTGGTCTGCCACGGACTGAACGCAGAGCTGAAGGAAGGCCGGGAGGCCCTCCGGCGCGGCAAGAAGATCCGGGAGGCCCGCCTGTCTCTGAGGCAGGATGCGGACGTCTGGGAGTTCACCTTCAAGGCGGACCGGTTCCGTTTCCAGTCCATGAAACTCCCGGCCGACTCGGAGGAGGAGACGGGGATGAAGGACGAGGCGGGACGGCTCCTGGAGCGCATCCACCTTACGGAGCAGGCCGTCGCCGTCATGGAGCGTCTCTTCGCCCTCTTCTTCGCCATCCGCCGGACCCCCGCCTGGACGGCCGAGGAGATCCCCCGGATGACCCGCTGGCTCCAGCCATAG
- the recN gene encoding DNA repair protein RecN, whose product MLAELSIQNFAIIDALEISFHPGLNVLSGETGAGKSIIVGALSLLLGDRASAEMIRTAADAAVVEAVFQVRNNGELLKRMAGMGLDPAEELVIRRSVSRGGKNRIHVNGHPVSLSMLAALGECLVDICSQHEHQVLLNPDRHLDLLDAYAGLAEEREAFGLLYDEYQGVLARLREIEGVRRRRLEREEWLRFSIREIREAGLSSGEEAALKNERQVLGNVRKLQELAGRAHESLHGRDGAVLDVLRGIMADVREIRRIDGAFDLSEANLDSFYYGLEEAAATLRVYRDGLTVDPGRMEAVEERLELLRRLKRKYDGDEAAILGRADEMEQELLAISRVEEDAERLAHEETRLRGALEERAQMLSERRRQGAPGLQQSLEEEIRSLRMDPAQFEILFRPAGNGEAPAVGPRGWDDVEFLLSTNVGEEPKPLHRIASGGELSRIILAMKKVLVRGGSVGTIVFDEVDSGIGGATAEVVGERIREVSGRHQVVCITHLPQIACFAQRHFRVSKALAEERTASRVEVLTEAERLEEVARMLGGVRITEKTRAHAREMLGRAAGGTS is encoded by the coding sequence ATGCTTGCCGAGCTCAGCATCCAGAACTTCGCCATCATCGACGCGCTGGAAATCTCGTTTCATCCGGGCCTGAATGTCCTGTCCGGCGAGACGGGGGCCGGCAAGTCCATCATCGTCGGGGCCTTGAGCCTTCTCCTGGGCGACCGGGCCTCCGCCGAGATGATCCGGACCGCCGCGGACGCGGCCGTGGTGGAGGCGGTCTTCCAGGTCCGGAACAACGGGGAGCTTTTGAAGCGGATGGCCGGGATGGGACTGGATCCGGCGGAGGAACTGGTGATCCGGCGCAGCGTTTCCCGTGGCGGGAAGAACCGCATCCATGTCAACGGGCACCCGGTGAGCCTGTCCATGCTGGCGGCGCTGGGAGAGTGCCTGGTGGACATCTGCAGCCAGCACGAGCACCAGGTTCTCCTGAACCCGGACCGGCACCTGGATCTCCTGGACGCCTATGCCGGCCTGGCGGAGGAGCGGGAGGCCTTCGGGCTCCTGTACGACGAATACCAGGGAGTCCTGGCCCGGCTCCGGGAGATCGAGGGGGTCCGCCGGCGGCGACTGGAGCGGGAGGAATGGCTTCGTTTCTCGATCCGGGAGATCCGGGAGGCGGGACTGTCGTCCGGGGAGGAGGCGGCCCTCAAAAACGAGCGGCAGGTACTTGGGAACGTCCGGAAGCTGCAGGAGCTGGCGGGGCGGGCCCATGAGAGCCTGCACGGACGGGACGGAGCCGTCCTCGATGTCCTCCGCGGGATCATGGCTGACGTCCGGGAGATCCGGCGGATCGACGGCGCCTTCGACCTTTCCGAGGCCAACCTGGATTCGTTCTATTACGGTCTTGAAGAGGCGGCCGCGACCCTCCGGGTGTACCGCGACGGGCTGACCGTCGATCCGGGGCGCATGGAAGCCGTCGAGGAGCGCCTCGAGCTGCTCCGCAGGCTCAAACGCAAATACGACGGCGACGAAGCGGCGATCCTGGGCCGGGCGGACGAGATGGAACAGGAACTCCTGGCCATCTCCCGGGTCGAGGAGGACGCGGAGCGGCTGGCCCACGAGGAGACGCGCCTGCGCGGAGCACTGGAGGAGAGGGCGCAGATGCTGTCGGAACGGCGCCGGCAGGGCGCGCCGGGCCTTCAGCAAAGCCTGGAGGAGGAGATCCGCTCCCTCCGGATGGATCCCGCGCAGTTCGAGATTCTGTTCCGTCCGGCCGGGAACGGGGAGGCGCCGGCGGTCGGTCCGCGTGGCTGGGACGACGTGGAGTTCCTCCTGTCCACCAACGTCGGGGAGGAGCCGAAGCCGCTGCACCGGATCGCCTCCGGCGGCGAGCTTTCCCGCATCATCCTGGCGATGAAGAAAGTCCTGGTCCGCGGCGGGTCCGTGGGGACCATCGTCTTCGACGAGGTGGACAGCGGGATCGGCGGGGCGACGGCGGAAGTGGTGGGAGAGCGGATCCGGGAAGTCTCCGGACGGCACCAGGTCGTCTGCATCACCCACCTGCCCCAGATCGCCTGTTTCGCCCAGCGGCATTTCCGGGTATCCAAGGCCCTCGCGGAAGAGCGGACGGCCTCCCGGGTGGAGGTCCTTACCGAGGCGGAGCGCCTGGAGGAGGTGGCCCGGATGCTGGGAGGCGTGCGGATCACCGAGAAGACCCGGGCCCATGCCCGCGAGATGCTGGGCCGTGCCGCCGGGGGGACCTCTTGA
- a CDS encoding (Fe-S)-binding protein gives MFDPVKCDFCGECLGRCAYIDFDREEGGRQFEKLVKGEPVDWLRKCITCFACNEFCPRDARPFDLILQRMEALGDYVDPNLFAAIKGKFAAPEGFSPPKVKSPILSVCTIEPIAPWAFKGSLFDGLDVLKGRFWFCNVLFPHLGNETVMIEGVKPLLDRYAALGVDEVIFAHDDCYALMADWVPRLGLTLPFKATHLFEFLARSLKARRAEIRPLGMKVAYQRPCASRGTPGKEAYLDEIFALIGVERVARKYDREEALCCGQAMKGFMQRGEKYPGYQTLNIEDAKAHGASAMAFLCPMCLDALKKTCREAGLEMYMVSDLCRLALGEDLQREAPKAG, from the coding sequence ATGTTCGATCCGGTGAAATGCGATTTCTGTGGAGAGTGCCTTGGGCGCTGTGCCTATATCGACTTCGATCGTGAGGAGGGTGGACGGCAGTTCGAGAAGCTGGTGAAGGGGGAACCCGTCGACTGGCTCCGGAAATGCATCACCTGCTTTGCCTGCAACGAGTTCTGTCCCCGGGACGCCCGTCCGTTTGACCTGATCCTCCAGAGAATGGAGGCCTTGGGAGATTACGTGGACCCGAACCTGTTCGCGGCGATCAAGGGAAAATTCGCCGCACCGGAAGGCTTTTCTCCGCCGAAGGTGAAGTCCCCCATCCTGTCGGTCTGCACCATCGAGCCCATCGCGCCCTGGGCGTTCAAGGGTTCCCTCTTCGACGGCCTCGACGTCCTCAAGGGCCGCTTCTGGTTCTGCAATGTCCTGTTCCCCCACCTGGGCAACGAAACGGTCATGATCGAAGGCGTCAAGCCGCTTCTGGACCGCTATGCCGCCCTGGGCGTGGACGAGGTGATCTTCGCCCACGACGACTGTTACGCCCTCATGGCCGACTGGGTTCCGCGGCTGGGACTGACGCTGCCCTTCAAGGCGACCCACCTCTTCGAATTCCTCGCCCGCTCCCTGAAGGCGCGCCGGGCCGAGATCCGGCCGCTGGGCATGAAGGTCGCCTACCAGCGGCCCTGCGCCTCCCGGGGCACACCCGGCAAGGAGGCCTACCTGGACGAGATCTTCGCTCTCATCGGCGTGGAGCGGGTCGCCCGGAAGTACGACCGGGAGGAGGCGCTCTGCTGCGGACAGGCGATGAAGGGATTCATGCAGCGGGGGGAGAAGTATCCCGGCTACCAGACCCTGAACATCGAAGACGCGAAGGCTCATGGGGCCTCGGCGATGGCTTTCCTGTGTCCCATGTGCCTGGACGCGCTGAAAAAGACCTGCCGGGAGGCGGGCCTGGAGATGTACATGGTGAGCGACCTCTGCCGACTGGCCCTGGGGGAGGATCTGCAACGGGAAGCGCCCAAGGCCGGCTGA
- a CDS encoding long-chain fatty acid--CoA ligase → MKANLAQIFRNQSYKYGDRLAMEKRRGGRWEGWTWREYFEASRAVGLGLHILGVRKGDRVAILSENRLEWVASDMGSIGIGACMVPLYTTLPAPEIAYIIGNSESRVFIAENRTVSDKALQEAPGLPALEKIVVIDPEGCDLSNPLLMTFDELLKQGRDLARREPNLFESLGDAIDVEDLATIVYTSGTTGHPKGAMISHSNILAVFDALDTCVPAFDTDETVPFLPLSHVFERIAGHFYGMKVGITTHYAQSFDTIIDDIAAKRPTIVLAVPRVCEKIYARILGQVKEEPPWKQRVFQWATKVGGQVSILKEREKPVPLFLDFQYRLAYRLVYRKLNERLGGRVRWMTAAGAPLSREIADFFNSAGVFVIEGYGMTESTAPISLNVIGSYRHGTTGRPLPCNEVKIAPDGEILVKGGNIISGYWRMPVQTKEAFTDDGWLMTGDIGRLDEEGFLIITDRKKDLIITAGGKNIAPQNIEGLFMKDPLFEHVVSIGDRRKYLTAIITLNLAEAARLAKEEGLAFAKPEDLYDNPGFGRIVDRHVQAVNEHLARVETIKYYRILRHSFSEQTGELTPSLKIKRKVIQEKYRDVIEEMYPAGGD, encoded by the coding sequence ATGAAGGCCAATCTGGCCCAGATCTTCAGAAACCAGTCATACAAATACGGAGACCGCCTCGCCATGGAGAAACGCAGGGGCGGCCGGTGGGAGGGATGGACCTGGCGGGAGTATTTCGAGGCATCCCGGGCCGTCGGCCTCGGCCTCCATATCCTGGGCGTCCGCAAGGGGGACCGGGTGGCCATCCTGAGCGAAAACCGCCTCGAGTGGGTCGCTTCCGACATGGGCAGCATCGGGATCGGGGCCTGCATGGTTCCACTCTACACGACCCTTCCGGCCCCGGAGATCGCCTACATCATCGGCAATTCCGAATCCCGGGTCTTCATCGCCGAAAACAGGACTGTGTCGGACAAGGCCCTCCAGGAGGCGCCGGGACTTCCAGCCCTGGAGAAGATTGTCGTCATCGACCCGGAGGGATGCGACCTGTCCAACCCCCTGCTCATGACGTTCGACGAGCTTCTCAAGCAGGGCCGCGATCTGGCCCGCCGCGAACCGAATCTCTTCGAGAGCCTTGGCGACGCCATCGACGTCGAGGACCTGGCGACGATCGTCTACACGTCCGGAACGACGGGGCACCCCAAGGGGGCCATGATCAGCCACAGCAATATCCTGGCGGTCTTCGACGCCCTCGACACCTGCGTCCCGGCCTTCGACACGGACGAAACGGTCCCGTTCCTGCCCCTGTCCCACGTGTTCGAGCGGATCGCCGGCCATTTTTACGGGATGAAGGTGGGCATCACAACCCACTATGCCCAGAGTTTCGACACGATCATCGACGACATCGCCGCAAAACGGCCCACCATCGTCCTGGCGGTGCCCCGGGTCTGCGAAAAGATCTACGCCCGGATCCTGGGCCAGGTCAAGGAAGAGCCCCCCTGGAAGCAGCGGGTGTTCCAGTGGGCGACGAAGGTCGGCGGGCAGGTGAGCATCCTGAAAGAGCGTGAGAAGCCTGTCCCCCTGTTCCTGGACTTCCAGTATCGCCTCGCCTACCGGCTCGTCTACCGGAAGCTGAATGAGCGGCTGGGAGGCCGGGTCCGCTGGATGACCGCCGCCGGTGCGCCCCTGTCCCGGGAGATCGCCGATTTCTTCAACTCCGCCGGCGTCTTCGTCATCGAGGGATACGGCATGACGGAGAGCACCGCCCCCATCAGCCTGAACGTCATCGGCAGCTATCGCCACGGCACGACCGGTCGCCCCCTGCCCTGCAACGAGGTCAAGATCGCACCGGACGGCGAGATCCTGGTGAAGGGCGGAAACATCATCAGCGGATACTGGCGGATGCCGGTGCAGACAAAGGAGGCCTTCACCGATGACGGCTGGCTCATGACAGGGGACATCGGCAGACTCGACGAGGAGGGGTTTCTGATCATCACCGACCGGAAGAAAGACCTCATCATCACCGCCGGCGGAAAGAACATCGCCCCGCAGAACATCGAGGGGCTCTTCATGAAGGACCCCCTCTTCGAACACGTCGTAAGCATCGGCGACCGCCGGAAATACCTCACGGCCATCATCACGCTCAACCTGGCAGAGGCGGCCCGCCTGGCGAAAGAGGAGGGGTTGGCCTTCGCGAAACCGGAAGATCTCTATGACAATCCGGGATTCGGCCGGATCGTCGACCGGCACGTCCAGGCGGTGAACGAACACCTGGCGCGGGTCGAGACGATCAAGTATTATCGCATCCTCCGCCACTCCTTTTCGGAACAGACGGGCGAGCTGACGCCGTCCCTCAAGATCAAACGGAAAGTGATCCAAGAGAAGTACCGGGACGTCATCGAGGAAATGTACCCCGCCGGAGGCGACTGA
- a CDS encoding N-acetyltransferase: protein MLRKARISDVRTIHRMINVSSGQGEMLPRSLMDIYGNIRDFFVYLEDDGETLVGVCAMNIIWENLAEVRSLYVEERGRKRGIGRMLVEACISEAITLELFRIFTLTYRPEFFRALGFREVERQNLSEKIWSDCFRCPKYPDYCDEVAMIIEL from the coding sequence ATGCTGAGAAAGGCCCGCATCAGCGATGTACGGACGATTCACCGGATGATCAACGTCTCGTCCGGACAGGGGGAAATGCTCCCCCGGTCGCTCATGGACATCTACGGGAACATCCGGGATTTCTTCGTCTATCTCGAGGACGACGGGGAAACGCTGGTGGGAGTTTGCGCCATGAACATCATCTGGGAGAACCTGGCGGAGGTTCGCTCCCTCTATGTCGAGGAAAGGGGCCGCAAGCGCGGCATCGGACGGATGCTGGTGGAAGCCTGCATCTCCGAGGCCATTACGCTGGAACTCTTCCGCATCTTCACCTTGACGTACAGGCCGGAATTCTTCCGAGCCCTCGGTTTCCGGGAGGTCGAGCGCCAGAACCTCTCCGAGAAGATCTGGTCGGACTGTTTTCGCTGTCCGAAATATCCCGATTACTGTGACGAAGTGGCGATGATCATTGAACTCTGA
- a CDS encoding GNAT family N-acetyltransferase, with product MDDGKPFRIDGLMARDIPDLRKIIEAWIRKDGQPIAEEIEQTVAVLKAAAGGNGDLYLVAREPDGKPAGVMGCGMPDDRFLPYRSSPHARAAGLKTAFLSPDVRGRGLGKQLMESLFKAAGEAGWTEMLWSSNPRYRNTAWNFYTVLAGEPVGILEDFFGVGSRTPVWRKPL from the coding sequence ATGGACGATGGGAAGCCGTTCCGAATCGACGGGCTCATGGCGCGGGACATCCCGGACCTGCGGAAGATCATCGAGGCCTGGATCCGGAAGGACGGACAGCCCATCGCGGAGGAGATCGAGCAGACCGTGGCGGTCCTGAAGGCGGCGGCCGGAGGAAACGGCGACTTGTACCTCGTGGCCCGGGAGCCGGACGGGAAACCGGCCGGGGTCATGGGATGCGGAATGCCGGACGACCGTTTTCTGCCCTACCGGTCGTCGCCGCATGCCCGGGCAGCAGGTCTGAAGACGGCGTTCCTGTCGCCTGACGTCCGCGGGAGAGGCCTCGGGAAACAGCTCATGGAGTCCCTCTTCAAGGCGGCGGGGGAAGCGGGATGGACGGAAATGCTCTGGTCGAGCAATCCCCGCTACCGGAATACGGCCTGGAACTTCTACACCGTCCTGGCGGGGGAACCCGTGGGGATCCTGGAGGACTTTTTCGGGGTGGGCTCGCGGACGCCCGTCTGGCGGAAGCCCCTGTGA
- a CDS encoding NAD-dependent deacylase encodes MKKIRPEDHRHILFFTGAGMSAESGVPTYRGAGGVWRSYRWEEYACQEAFDANPEKVLRFHELRRKSVLACQPHAGHEAVTRLEGEHPQVTVVTQNIDGMHQRAGSRRVLELHGSLWRLRCPQHGIREDIGEAYRRYRCEDCGNWLRPDITWFGDMLDAFVMGQAVQAIRSCDLFVGIGTSGVVWPAAGFPQAARDGGARCIEINPEASEMSSVYHESIRGKAGDVLPALFAG; translated from the coding sequence ATGAAGAAGATTCGTCCGGAAGACCATCGCCATATCCTGTTCTTCACGGGGGCGGGGATGTCCGCGGAAAGCGGCGTCCCCACCTACCGGGGGGCCGGGGGCGTCTGGAGATCCTATCGCTGGGAGGAATACGCCTGCCAGGAGGCCTTCGACGCCAATCCGGAAAAGGTCCTCCGCTTTCACGAATTGCGGCGGAAATCCGTCCTGGCCTGCCAGCCCCATGCCGGCCACGAAGCCGTTACCCGGCTTGAGGGAGAGCACCCGCAGGTGACGGTGGTGACGCAGAACATCGACGGCATGCACCAGCGGGCGGGGAGCCGGCGGGTCCTGGAGCTCCACGGCAGCCTATGGCGCCTGAGGTGCCCGCAGCATGGCATCCGGGAAGACATCGGGGAGGCCTACCGGCGATACCGGTGCGAGGATTGCGGAAACTGGCTCAGGCCCGACATCACCTGGTTCGGCGACATGCTCGACGCTTTCGTCATGGGGCAGGCCGTGCAGGCGATCCGGTCCTGCGACCTCTTCGTCGGCATCGGAACCTCCGGCGTCGTCTGGCCTGCTGCAGGGTTTCCCCAGGCCGCCCGGGACGGCGGGGCCCGGTGCATCGAGATCAATCCGGAAGCGAGCGAGATGTCTTCCGTGTACCATGAATCGATCAGGGGAAAGGCGGGCGATGTCCTGCCGGCCCTGTTCGCGGGTTGA